A DNA window from Acidimicrobiia bacterium contains the following coding sequences:
- the gcvT gene encoding glycine cleavage system aminomethyltransferase GcvT — protein MTGSAHHSPLEARHRGLGAKLVDFAGWDMPIDYGSVLDEHRRCREDVVVFDVSHLGTVSVNGPGAFEALQWLLTNDLRRIGVGRAQYTHALDPDDAHVVDDVIVWWLGDEDFFVLPNAANMAPFLAALGEAADRVPGACVFEDLTADRALLAVQGPRSGEVVSAVLGDVGLPGHFGVARTSWDGADVVVAGTGYTGEDGVEIHVPAANAGALWDALLAEGASPAGLGARDTLRLEMGYPLHGHELGEGITPLQARLGWVVGWDKVDFRGREALARERESGPARLLFGLSLDGRRFPREGYTVLADRDPDEVLGAVTSGNFSPTTGHGIALALLRSDVEVGDGVAVDIRGRATPATVVDPPFIER, from the coding sequence GTGACGGGATCGGCTCACCACAGCCCGCTGGAAGCCAGACACCGTGGTCTCGGCGCGAAGCTCGTCGACTTCGCGGGGTGGGACATGCCGATCGACTACGGGAGTGTTCTCGACGAGCACCGGCGCTGCCGCGAGGACGTCGTCGTGTTCGACGTCTCGCACCTCGGGACCGTCAGCGTCAACGGGCCGGGGGCGTTCGAGGCTCTCCAGTGGCTGCTCACCAACGACCTCCGGCGGATCGGCGTCGGGCGCGCCCAGTACACCCATGCCCTCGACCCCGACGACGCCCATGTCGTCGACGACGTCATCGTGTGGTGGCTCGGCGACGAGGACTTCTTCGTGCTTCCCAACGCCGCCAACATGGCCCCCTTCCTGGCTGCTCTGGGAGAGGCGGCCGACAGGGTGCCGGGTGCCTGCGTGTTCGAGGACCTGACCGCCGATCGGGCACTCCTGGCCGTCCAGGGCCCACGGTCGGGCGAGGTCGTGTCGGCGGTTCTCGGCGACGTGGGGCTCCCGGGTCACTTCGGTGTCGCCCGTACGTCGTGGGATGGCGCCGACGTCGTGGTGGCCGGTACGGGCTACACGGGCGAGGACGGCGTCGAGATCCACGTGCCCGCCGCGAACGCGGGCGCGCTCTGGGATGCTCTGCTGGCGGAGGGCGCGAGCCCCGCGGGCCTCGGCGCCCGTGACACGCTTCGCCTCGAGATGGGTTACCCACTGCACGGCCACGAGCTCGGTGAGGGGATCACACCCCTCCAGGCCCGGCTGGGCTGGGTGGTCGGCTGGGACAAGGTGGACTTCCGCGGGCGTGAGGCCCTGGCACGCGAGCGCGAGAGCGGCCCGGCCCGTCTCCTGTTCGGCCTGTCCCTCGACGGGCGCCGGTTCCCCCGTGAGGGCTACACCGTTCTGGCGGATCGCGACCCCGACGAGGTGCTCGGAGCCGTCACGAGCGGGAACTTCTCGCCCACGACCGGGCACGGCATCGCCCTGGCCCTGCTGCGCTCCGACGTGGAGG
- a CDS encoding MerR family transcriptional regulator — MDTDQPELDLSDPVGAAAGEGFGGPKVCDIVGISYRQLDYWARTDLIRPSIADAAGSGTQRRYSYRDLVELKVVKSLLDAGVSLQSARKAVAYFREHVERDLATASLVIDGKNSVVTRSGDDLLDLVRQGQGVLNIVPIGSMVDELDAQIVELVPGPSADHRASPRPDDGVTPSRAAGAED, encoded by the coding sequence ATGGACACCGACCAACCCGAACTCGACCTGTCCGACCCGGTCGGCGCCGCCGCCGGCGAGGGTTTCGGCGGCCCGAAGGTGTGCGACATCGTCGGCATCTCCTACCGGCAGCTCGACTACTGGGCGCGCACCGACCTGATCCGCCCGTCCATCGCCGATGCCGCGGGGAGCGGCACACAGCGCCGCTACTCCTACCGCGACCTCGTCGAGCTGAAGGTCGTCAAGAGCCTCCTCGACGCCGGGGTGTCGCTCCAGAGTGCGCGCAAGGCCGTCGCGTACTTCCGCGAGCACGTCGAGCGCGACCTCGCCACTGCGAGCCTGGTGATCGACGGGAAGAACTCGGTCGTCACGCGCAGCGGCGACGACCTGCTCGACCTCGTACGGCAGGGACAGGGTGTCCTGAACATCGTGCCGATCGGCTCCATGGTCGACGAGCTCGACGCCCAGATCGTCGAACTCGTCCCCGGGCCGTCGGCCGACCACCGCGCCTCCCCGCGCCCCGACGACGGGGTCACGCCCTCTCGGGCGGCGGGAGCGGAGGACTGA